One Labeo rohita strain BAU-BD-2019 chromosome 12, IGBB_LRoh.1.0, whole genome shotgun sequence genomic region harbors:
- the LOC127173951 gene encoding L-seryl-tRNA(Sec) kinase isoform X3, whose amino-acid sequence MCLERFLHQTHELSDQTLTLSEADGVWLRFEQMRQRQSVSHTLVRSQPLVVVLDDNFYYQSMRYQIQRLARKHAVGFCQVFLRCPPHVCLQRNRCRSQPVPDEVLLQMCERMEPPNEIRNPWERQSLTLDGTDVVADGHVQKLMDLLASALENPLSPVQDESPQKEADRQICASSVLHQADQTCRRSVSQAVTSAREGQASPDVLKALAKELNELKTAFLQELKKDVLHRVSVFPEEPVDTEKLLMDVSAAFQRRSHQIVSKHQRNVTDG is encoded by the exons ATGTGTCTGGAGAGATTCCTGCATCAGACCCACGAACTCTCAGATCAGACTCTCACGCTCTCCGAGGCTGACGGAGTCTGGTTGCGGTTCGAGCAGATGCGGCAGCGGCAGAGCGTCTCTCACACGCTCGTGCGCTCGCAGCCGCTCGTGGTCGTGCTGGACGATAACTTCTACTACCAGAGCATGAGATACCAGATCCAGCGGCTGGCCAGAAAAC ACGCCGTGGGTTTCTGTCAGGTGTTTCTCCGGTGTCCGCCGCACGTGTGTCTCCAGAGGAACCGGTGCAGATCTCAGCCTGTTCCCGATGAAGTTCTGCTGCAGATGTGTGAGCGAATGGAGCCTCCGAACGAGATCAGAAACCCCTGGGAGCGGCAGAGCCTGACGCTGGACGGCACAGACGTCGTCGCAGACGGACACGT ACAGAAGCTGATGGACTTACTGGCGTCTGCGCTGGAAAACCCACTGAGCCCGGTCCAGGACGAGTCGCCGCAGAAG gAGGCTGACAGACAGATTTGCGCGTCCAGCGTTCTTCACCAGGCCGATCAGACCTGCAGACGTTCGGTTTCTCAGGCGGTGACGTCTGCTCGCG AAGGCCAGGCGTCTCCAGACGTGCTGAAGGCTCTGGCTAAAGAGCTGAATGAGCTGAAGACGGCTTTCCTGCAGGAGCTGAAGAAGGACGTTCTTCACCGAGTCTCCGTTTTCCCAGAGGAGCCCGTCGATACGGAGAAGCTGCTGATGGACGTGTCTGCGGCGTTCCAGCGACGATCACACCAGATTGTGTCCAAACACCAGCGAAACGTGACTGACGGATGA
- the LOC127173951 gene encoding L-seryl-tRNA(Sec) kinase isoform X2 yields MSPAAACLCVLCGLPAAGKSRLAGELRGRAQARGWRTLLVTYDELIPARDWQESEWKQHRRTVLMCLERFLHQTHELSDQTLTLSEADGVWLRFEQMRQRQSVSHTLVRSQPLVVVLDDNFYYQSMRYQIQRLARKHAVGFCQVFLRCPPHVCLQRNRCRSQPVPDEVLLQMCERMEPPNEIRNPWERQSLTLDGTDVVADGHVQKLMDLLASALENPLSPVQDESPQKEADRQICASSVLHQADQTCRRSVSQAVTSARGQASPDVLKALAKELNELKTAFLQELKKDVLHRVSVFPEEPVDTEKLLMDVSAAFQRRSHQIVSKHQRNVTDG; encoded by the exons ATGTCTCCCGCAGCTGCGTGTCTGTGCGTCCTGTGCGGTTTACCGGCGGCCGGTAAGTCCCGCCTGGCGGGGGAGCTGCGGGGTCGCGCACAGGCCCGTGGATGGAGGACGCTGCTCGTGACGTATGACGAACTGATCCCAGCGCGCGACTGGCAGGAG TCTGAATGGAAGCAGCACAGGAGGACAGTTCTGATGTGTCTGGAGAGATTCCTGCATCAGACCCACGAACTCTCAGATCAGACTCTCACGCTCTCCGAGGCTGACGGAGTCTGGTTGCGGTTCGAGCAGATGCGGCAGCGGCAGAGCGTCTCTCACACGCTCGTGCGCTCGCAGCCGCTCGTGGTCGTGCTGGACGATAACTTCTACTACCAGAGCATGAGATACCAGATCCAGCGGCTGGCCAGAAAAC ACGCCGTGGGTTTCTGTCAGGTGTTTCTCCGGTGTCCGCCGCACGTGTGTCTCCAGAGGAACCGGTGCAGATCTCAGCCTGTTCCCGATGAAGTTCTGCTGCAGATGTGTGAGCGAATGGAGCCTCCGAACGAGATCAGAAACCCCTGGGAGCGGCAGAGCCTGACGCTGGACGGCACAGACGTCGTCGCAGACGGACACGT ACAGAAGCTGATGGACTTACTGGCGTCTGCGCTGGAAAACCCACTGAGCCCGGTCCAGGACGAGTCGCCGCAGAAG gAGGCTGACAGACAGATTTGCGCGTCCAGCGTTCTTCACCAGGCCGATCAGACCTGCAGACGTTCGGTTTCTCAGGCGGTGACGTCTGCTCGCG GCCAGGCGTCTCCAGACGTGCTGAAGGCTCTGGCTAAAGAGCTGAATGAGCTGAAGACGGCTTTCCTGCAGGAGCTGAAGAAGGACGTTCTTCACCGAGTCTCCGTTTTCCCAGAGGAGCCCGTCGATACGGAGAAGCTGCTGATGGACGTGTCTGCGGCGTTCCAGCGACGATCACACCAGATTGTGTCCAAACACCAGCGAAACGTGACTGACGGATGA
- the LOC127173951 gene encoding L-seryl-tRNA(Sec) kinase isoform X1 encodes MSPAAACLCVLCGLPAAGKSRLAGELRGRAQARGWRTLLVTYDELIPARDWQESEWKQHRRTVLMCLERFLHQTHELSDQTLTLSEADGVWLRFEQMRQRQSVSHTLVRSQPLVVVLDDNFYYQSMRYQIQRLARKHAVGFCQVFLRCPPHVCLQRNRCRSQPVPDEVLLQMCERMEPPNEIRNPWERQSLTLDGTDVVADGHVQKLMDLLASALENPLSPVQDESPQKEADRQICASSVLHQADQTCRRSVSQAVTSAREGQASPDVLKALAKELNELKTAFLQELKKDVLHRVSVFPEEPVDTEKLLMDVSAAFQRRSHQIVSKHQRNVTDG; translated from the exons ATGTCTCCCGCAGCTGCGTGTCTGTGCGTCCTGTGCGGTTTACCGGCGGCCGGTAAGTCCCGCCTGGCGGGGGAGCTGCGGGGTCGCGCACAGGCCCGTGGATGGAGGACGCTGCTCGTGACGTATGACGAACTGATCCCAGCGCGCGACTGGCAGGAG TCTGAATGGAAGCAGCACAGGAGGACAGTTCTGATGTGTCTGGAGAGATTCCTGCATCAGACCCACGAACTCTCAGATCAGACTCTCACGCTCTCCGAGGCTGACGGAGTCTGGTTGCGGTTCGAGCAGATGCGGCAGCGGCAGAGCGTCTCTCACACGCTCGTGCGCTCGCAGCCGCTCGTGGTCGTGCTGGACGATAACTTCTACTACCAGAGCATGAGATACCAGATCCAGCGGCTGGCCAGAAAAC ACGCCGTGGGTTTCTGTCAGGTGTTTCTCCGGTGTCCGCCGCACGTGTGTCTCCAGAGGAACCGGTGCAGATCTCAGCCTGTTCCCGATGAAGTTCTGCTGCAGATGTGTGAGCGAATGGAGCCTCCGAACGAGATCAGAAACCCCTGGGAGCGGCAGAGCCTGACGCTGGACGGCACAGACGTCGTCGCAGACGGACACGT ACAGAAGCTGATGGACTTACTGGCGTCTGCGCTGGAAAACCCACTGAGCCCGGTCCAGGACGAGTCGCCGCAGAAG gAGGCTGACAGACAGATTTGCGCGTCCAGCGTTCTTCACCAGGCCGATCAGACCTGCAGACGTTCGGTTTCTCAGGCGGTGACGTCTGCTCGCG AAGGCCAGGCGTCTCCAGACGTGCTGAAGGCTCTGGCTAAAGAGCTGAATGAGCTGAAGACGGCTTTCCTGCAGGAGCTGAAGAAGGACGTTCTTCACCGAGTCTCCGTTTTCCCAGAGGAGCCCGTCGATACGGAGAAGCTGCTGATGGACGTGTCTGCGGCGTTCCAGCGACGATCACACCAGATTGTGTCCAAACACCAGCGAAACGTGACTGACGGATGA